A genomic window from Ruminiclostridium cellulolyticum H10 includes:
- the flhA gene encoding flagellar biosynthesis protein FlhA, producing MAKLNGFFVPLIVVLAIINLILPIPTGVLDFLLAVNIILSAIIMLNTIYLKSALDLSVFPTLIVVTTIFRLSLNVTATKLILANGEAGHVIRGFGQFVGRNNLVVGFVIFFIIMIVNFLVITKGSERVAEVAARFTLDAMPGKQMAIDADLNTGLISDAEAKERRKKIQREADFYGSMDGASKFVKNDAIAGIIITLINIIGGIIIGVVMLEKDIGDALQTYTILTIGDGLVSQLPALMLSTATSFIVTRAGADSDLNKDVLRQLFYNPKVLIIAACLSVGLAPFLTPAPFLILAAVLLFVAYKIRQLQEEADKDEVVQIQESEVEEIRKPENVVSLLQVDPIELEFGYGIIPLADVNQGGDLLDRVVLIRRQLALELGMIVPVIRLRDNIQISPNEYIIKIKGTQVAKGELLFDYFLAMNSGDVEEDLEGIKTIEPAFGLPAIWIQESQRDKAEMLGYTVVDPPSIIATHLTEVIKKHSYELLGRQEVQALVDNIKQSYPAIVDELVPKLLSVGEIQKVLANLLKENVTIRDMVTIMETLADYAPATHDIDMLTEYVRQALGRSISQKFLNGNTNVITLDPKVEQMILDSIQKTEFGSYLALDPSVSNTIINSVSKNVQRLIQLGSQPIILASPVVRLYFKRLTENVIPGLVVLSYNEIDSGVEIQSVGTVSV from the coding sequence GTGGCAAAGCTTAACGGTTTTTTTGTACCATTAATCGTTGTACTTGCAATTATAAATCTAATTTTGCCAATACCTACAGGTGTGTTGGACTTTTTGCTTGCAGTTAATATAATTCTTTCAGCAATAATTATGCTTAATACAATATACCTTAAATCAGCACTTGATCTTTCCGTGTTTCCGACATTGATAGTTGTTACAACTATATTCCGTCTATCACTTAATGTTACGGCCACAAAGCTTATTTTGGCAAATGGTGAAGCAGGCCATGTTATAAGGGGTTTTGGGCAATTTGTAGGAAGAAATAATCTGGTTGTGGGTTTCGTAATATTTTTTATAATAATGATTGTTAACTTTCTGGTAATTACGAAAGGTTCTGAAAGAGTTGCGGAAGTTGCAGCCAGATTTACACTTGATGCTATGCCCGGTAAACAGATGGCTATAGACGCCGATTTAAATACAGGTCTTATAAGTGATGCTGAAGCAAAAGAACGCAGAAAAAAGATACAAAGAGAAGCAGACTTTTACGGTTCTATGGATGGTGCCAGTAAATTTGTAAAAAATGATGCCATTGCAGGTATTATTATTACATTAATAAACATTATCGGAGGTATCATCATAGGAGTTGTTATGCTTGAAAAGGACATCGGCGATGCCCTACAGACATATACAATTCTAACTATAGGTGATGGTCTGGTAAGCCAGCTGCCTGCACTAATGCTTTCAACAGCTACAAGCTTTATTGTTACACGTGCAGGTGCAGATTCTGATCTTAATAAGGATGTCCTAAGACAGTTATTCTATAACCCCAAGGTTCTTATTATAGCGGCCTGTCTCAGCGTGGGTCTGGCACCATTTTTAACCCCCGCTCCATTTCTGATTCTTGCCGCAGTCTTATTATTCGTTGCATATAAAATCAGACAACTTCAAGAGGAAGCTGATAAGGATGAAGTAGTTCAAATTCAGGAAAGTGAAGTTGAGGAAATTAGAAAGCCTGAAAATGTTGTCAGCCTTCTTCAGGTTGACCCTATAGAACTCGAGTTTGGTTACGGTATTATTCCTCTGGCTGATGTAAATCAGGGAGGAGACCTATTGGACAGGGTTGTTCTAATCAGAAGGCAGCTGGCACTTGAACTTGGTATGATTGTACCGGTTATCAGGTTAAGAGATAACATTCAAATAAGCCCAAATGAATATATTATTAAAATAAAAGGTACTCAGGTGGCAAAAGGAGAATTGCTTTTTGACTACTTCCTTGCCATGAATTCGGGGGATGTAGAGGAAGATCTTGAGGGTATAAAAACTATAGAACCAGCATTCGGTTTACCCGCAATATGGATTCAGGAAAGTCAGAGGGACAAAGCTGAAATGCTTGGCTATACTGTTGTCGATCCACCTTCTATTATTGCGACGCATCTTACAGAGGTTATTAAAAAGCATTCCTACGAATTGCTTGGAAGGCAGGAAGTACAGGCATTGGTGGACAACATCAAGCAATCCTATCCGGCCATTGTAGATGAACTGGTTCCTAAGCTTTTGAGTGTCGGTGAAATACAAAAGGTTCTTGCAAACCTGTTAAAGGAAAATGTAACAATAAGAGATATGGTTACTATAATGGAAACATTGGCAGACTATGCACCTGCAACCCATGATATTGATATGCTTACAGAATATGTGCGTCAGGCTTTGGGAAGATCCATATCACAAAAATTTCTTAACGGAAATACCAATGTAATTACACTTGACCCAAAAGTAGAGCAAATGATTCTGGATTCAATACAAAAAACGGAGTTTGGTTCGTATCTTGCTCTTGACCCTTCAGTTTCAAATACGATAATAAATAGTGTTTCAAAAAATGTACAAAGACTGATACAACTTGGAAGTCAACCGATTATTCTTGCTTCGCCGGTTGTCAGATTATATTTTAAACGTTTAACAGAAAATGTAATACCCGGTTTGGTAGTCCTATCTTACAATGAAATTGATTCCGGGGTAGAAATACAATCAGTAGGAACAGTCAGTGTTTGA
- the flhB gene encoding flagellar biosynthesis protein FlhB, whose amino-acid sequence MTNRKINKIFEVNCGLELNYQRFASGGAGDKTEKATPKKKSDARKKGQVFQSREMTASLILIITIVAMRIFGGTIYSQLTQYIKKTFNEYLTVKDAIDFNILANLFIDALMVLAKTVLPLLLMALLAALIVNYAQVGILFTMETLKIKGDRINPLSGFKRIFSLRSVVELLKSIIKIIIVSWVAYSYLKSKTEQVLSLMDTDLMNVLIFICDASFTVALRICMAMVILGFADYLYQRYDYEKNLKMTKQEVKEEYKQMEGSPEIKSKIKQKQRQMSMKRMMQDIPKADVVITNPTHFAVALKYDTEKSSAPFVVAKGQDYIALRIKQIASDNKVQIVENKPLARTLYSTVDIGQAIPPDLYQAVAEILAFVYNLKNGGKAG is encoded by the coding sequence ATGACAAACCGCAAAATAAACAAAATATTTGAAGTAAATTGCGGGTTAGAATTAAATTATCAGCGTTTTGCATCAGGTGGTGCAGGGGATAAAACGGAAAAAGCAACACCAAAGAAGAAAAGTGATGCAAGAAAAAAAGGTCAGGTTTTTCAGAGCAGAGAAATGACAGCATCGCTAATCCTTATAATAACAATAGTTGCAATGAGGATATTTGGTGGTACTATTTATTCACAGCTTACACAGTACATAAAAAAGACGTTTAATGAATACCTCACAGTAAAGGATGCAATAGATTTTAATATACTTGCAAATCTGTTTATTGATGCCTTGATGGTTCTTGCAAAAACAGTGCTTCCGCTGCTTCTAATGGCGTTACTGGCGGCTTTGATTGTTAATTATGCACAGGTTGGAATATTGTTTACTATGGAAACCTTGAAAATCAAGGGAGATAGAATAAATCCGTTAAGCGGCTTTAAAAGAATTTTTTCTTTAAGGTCGGTAGTAGAACTATTAAAGTCAATTATTAAGATAATAATTGTGAGTTGGGTAGCGTACTCATATCTCAAATCAAAAACCGAACAGGTTTTAAGCCTGATGGATACTGATTTGATGAATGTATTAATATTTATATGTGATGCATCATTTACTGTAGCTTTGAGGATATGTATGGCTATGGTCATACTGGGATTTGCCGATTATCTTTATCAAAGATATGACTACGAGAAGAATCTTAAAATGACTAAACAGGAAGTTAAGGAAGAGTATAAGCAGATGGAGGGAAGTCCTGAAATTAAGTCAAAAATCAAGCAAAAGCAGCGTCAGATGTCGATGAAGAGAATGATGCAGGATATTCCCAAGGCTGATGTGGTTATAACTAACCCTACACACTTTGCCGTGGCATTAAAGTATGATACGGAAAAGTCGTCTGCACCATTTGTAGTAGCAAAGGGGCAGGATTACATAGCACTTAGAATAAAACAAATTGCCTCCGATAACAAGGTACAAATTGTTGAAAATAAGCCATTGGCTAGGACATTGTACAGTACAGTAGACATCGGACAGGCTATTCCGCCAGATTTATACCAAGCTGTTGCTGAAATACTTGCATTTGTTTACAACTTGAAAAACGGTGGTAAGGCAGGATAG
- the fliR gene encoding flagellar biosynthetic protein FliR — MQIPFGMLLNNVELFLLIFVRMTGLFVTAPIFGRRNIPVYYKVGFAFITAILASSVIRVDHIINTDNFLIFALYILKEFLVGIIIGFVAYAVFTCIYLAGQIIDMQIGFGMVNVFDPISNIQIPVTANLYFILSMIIFLLTNGHHMLIRALYESFQIIPLGSAVIGPKLKDDVIGIMQGVFSMGFKIAAPIVAAIFITDVVLGIISKTIPQMNVFILGMPLKIFVGILIILITIPAFVYIVTVITDDMNTQIFKFLKDMGNSLKT, encoded by the coding sequence GTGCAGATACCTTTTGGTATGTTGCTTAATAATGTAGAACTATTTCTACTTATATTTGTAAGAATGACAGGACTGTTTGTAACAGCTCCCATATTCGGAAGAAGGAACATACCTGTATACTATAAAGTTGGGTTTGCCTTTATAACTGCTATTTTGGCTTCTAGTGTCATACGGGTCGATCATATAATTAATACTGATAATTTTTTGATTTTTGCTTTATATATATTAAAAGAATTTTTAGTAGGTATAATAATAGGATTTGTAGCTTATGCGGTTTTTACGTGTATTTATCTGGCAGGACAGATTATTGATATGCAAATTGGATTTGGAATGGTAAATGTTTTTGATCCAATATCAAATATTCAGATTCCTGTTACTGCAAACCTTTACTTTATACTGTCAATGATAATTTTTTTGCTGACTAATGGTCATCACATGCTTATTAGGGCATTATATGAAAGTTTTCAAATTATACCATTAGGGAGTGCCGTAATAGGCCCCAAGCTTAAAGACGATGTAATAGGCATTATGCAGGGAGTGTTCAGTATGGGCTTCAAAATAGCCGCTCCCATAGTAGCTGCAATTTTTATAACGGATGTTGTTTTGGGAATTATATCAAAGACCATACCTCAAATGAATGTATTTATACTTGGTATGCCTTTAAAAATATTTGTAGGAATACTTATTATTTTGATAACAATACCTGCTTTTGTATACATAGTAACGGTTATTACAGATGACATGAACACTCAGATATTCAAATTCCTTAAGGATATGGGGAATTCCTTGAAAACATAA
- the fliQ gene encoding flagellar biosynthesis protein FliQ, producing MDESGIINIAQDALKVILYVSAPILLISMIVGLVISIFQATTQIQEQTLTFVPKILSVVAAIAVFGSWMLRVLIEYTQNILININQFIK from the coding sequence ATGGACGAGAGCGGCATTATAAATATTGCACAAGATGCTTTAAAAGTAATATTGTATGTATCCGCACCTATTTTGTTAATCAGTATGATTGTCGGTTTGGTAATCAGTATTTTTCAGGCAACTACCCAGATTCAGGAGCAGACCTTGACTTTTGTTCCGAAAATATTATCGGTTGTTGCTGCTATAGCTGTTTTCGGTTCATGGATGTTGAGAGTCTTGATAGAATATACACAGAATATACTTATAAACATTAATCAGTTTATAAAGTAA
- the fliP gene encoding flagellar type III secretion system pore protein FliP (The bacterial flagellar biogenesis protein FliP forms a type III secretion system (T3SS)-type pore required for flagellar assembly.): MNKKRKFKRLIMFTAILTVIFCLMGGQALAEPTVSVTRDGINIGASSDPKEVSSSIQLLIALTVLAIAPSILIMMTGFTRIIIILSFLRNALGTQQMPPNQVLIGLALFITLFVMSPVLSDINENAFQPYSDGKITQQQAIDKSSQTIKTWMVKQIFSNNREKDLELFMTLGGQKDPIRVQDASKLSLTIVAPAFLISELTIAFKFGFLIFLPFLIIDMVVSSALMSMGMMMLPPIMISLPFKILLFVLVDGWSMLTQSIITSFAR; encoded by the coding sequence ATGAATAAAAAGAGAAAATTTAAACGGTTAATAATGTTTACTGCAATTTTGACTGTTATTTTCTGCTTAATGGGCGGACAGGCTCTGGCGGAACCTACAGTATCTGTTACTAGAGATGGCATTAATATAGGAGCATCCAGTGACCCTAAAGAGGTCTCTTCAAGTATACAGCTTTTAATTGCATTGACGGTTCTGGCAATTGCACCCTCAATACTTATAATGATGACAGGTTTTACCAGAATAATAATTATTTTGTCCTTTTTAAGAAATGCTCTTGGGACACAGCAGATGCCCCCAAATCAGGTATTAATAGGGTTAGCTTTATTTATCACTCTGTTTGTTATGAGTCCTGTACTGTCTGATATCAATGAAAATGCATTTCAGCCCTACAGTGACGGTAAGATTACACAGCAGCAGGCCATAGACAAAAGTTCCCAAACCATTAAAACCTGGATGGTAAAGCAGATTTTTAGTAACAATAGGGAAAAGGATCTGGAGTTATTTATGACTCTTGGAGGTCAGAAGGACCCTATAAGGGTTCAGGATGCTTCAAAGCTATCACTTACTATTGTCGCTCCTGCTTTTTTAATAAGTGAACTTACCATTGCGTTTAAATTTGGATTTTTAATTTTTCTACCGTTTTTAATAATAGATATGGTGGTATCCAGTGCATTGATGTCTATGGGTATGATGATGCTCCCGCCAATAATGATTTCACTGCCTTTTAAGATATTACTTTTTGTATTGGTGGATGGATGGTCTATGCTTACTCAATCGATTATTACTAGTTTTGCCCGGTGA
- a CDS encoding flagellar biosynthetic protein FliO, with protein sequence MMKEITVILAFIVVMALLLLTTRYLAYKSKKMLKGNYMQIIETLSLGTNNRIHLIKVDKDFFIVAASNKNVEFLTKVNINDYQEQDIKNPISEVVDFTSVLKKYTNGLSFGSKTKEKVPEPSQTENAGENNVVFRSNLEKLKNLANSMNNHRSENE encoded by the coding sequence ATGATGAAGGAAATTACTGTTATACTGGCTTTTATAGTGGTTATGGCTCTATTGCTTCTGACTACAAGGTATCTGGCCTACAAGTCTAAGAAAATGCTTAAAGGAAATTATATGCAGATTATTGAAACGCTTAGCCTTGGCACAAATAACAGGATTCATCTTATTAAAGTGGATAAAGATTTTTTTATCGTAGCTGCTTCGAATAAAAATGTTGAATTTTTAACAAAGGTAAATATCAATGATTATCAGGAGCAAGATATAAAGAATCCAATTTCAGAGGTTGTTGATTTTACATCAGTACTCAAAAAATATACTAACGGGTTAAGTTTTGGTTCAAAGACAAAAGAGAAAGTTCCAGAACCCTCACAAACTGAAAACGCTGGTGAGAATAATGTAGTATTCAGGAGCAATCTTGAAAAACTAAAAAACCTGGCTAATAGTATGAATAATCATCGGAGCGAAAATGAATAA
- a CDS encoding response regulator, with protein sequence MGKSILIVDDAAFMRMMIKDILSKNGYEIAADVDNGLKAIEKYKELTPDLVIMDITMPEMDGVTAVREIKKIHNDAKIIMCSAMGQQAMVIESIQAGARDFIVKPFQADRVVEAVKKVIG encoded by the coding sequence ATGGGGAAGAGTATTTTAATTGTTGACGATGCAGCATTTATGAGGATGATGATTAAAGATATTTTATCAAAAAACGGTTATGAAATAGCTGCAGATGTTGACAATGGGTTAAAAGCAATTGAAAAATATAAGGAACTTACTCCTGATTTGGTAATAATGGATATCACTATGCCTGAAATGGATGGTGTGACAGCAGTTAGAGAGATTAAGAAAATACATAATGATGCCAAGATTATCATGTGCTCAGCTATGGGACAGCAGGCTATGGTTATTGAGTCAATTCAAGCAGGTGCAAGGGATTTTATAGTTAAACCGTTCCAAGCAGACCGTGTTGTTGAAGCAGTAAAGAAAGTTATTGGTTAA
- the fliY gene encoding flagellar motor switch phosphatase FliY: protein MGDMLTQAEIDALLNGTSSSEEPEDATGSSDTTGTLTSQEIDALGEIGNISMGTSATTLFTLLSQKVTITTPNVTLSTWEDLSKNYSSQYVAVKVEYTDGLIGSNLLILKQDDVKIITDLMMGGEGVKIEGDLTDLHLSAISEAMNQMIGSSATSMSTVFCKRIDISPPKAYIISFDSSDPYGDFKQDEQLVKVAFKMVVGNLIDSEIMQLLPIKFAKELVSSLLNSTETKQDPVKVEPPQAPQAPVPSQMAPSFDNQNSYIEPPLQPVMQPQIPQPMMQQSMPNFGYDGVYQEPQRQRAPVNVQPAQFQAFDDGLSVTEKKNISLIMDLPLQVTVELGRTQKLIKDILEFGSGSVIELDKLAGEPVDILVNGKAIAKGEVVVIDESFGVRITDIIHPSKRL from the coding sequence ATGGGAGATATGCTTACACAAGCAGAGATAGATGCATTATTAAATGGTACTTCCTCTTCAGAAGAACCAGAAGATGCAACAGGCAGCAGTGATACAACCGGGACATTGACATCACAGGAAATTGATGCACTGGGCGAAATCGGAAATATAAGCATGGGTACTTCTGCAACTACTTTATTTACTTTATTATCCCAGAAGGTTACCATAACCACTCCTAATGTAACACTTTCTACGTGGGAAGATTTATCAAAAAATTATTCTTCTCAGTATGTTGCGGTAAAAGTGGAATACACAGATGGATTGATCGGCTCTAACCTATTAATCTTAAAACAGGATGATGTTAAGATCATTACTGACTTGATGATGGGGGGAGAAGGTGTAAAAATAGAGGGTGATCTGACGGATCTTCATTTAAGTGCAATCAGTGAGGCCATGAACCAAATGATCGGCTCTTCAGCTACATCTATGTCAACAGTCTTTTGTAAGAGGATTGACATATCACCACCAAAAGCTTACATTATAAGTTTTGACAGCAGTGATCCTTATGGTGATTTTAAGCAGGATGAGCAATTGGTAAAAGTTGCATTTAAAATGGTTGTGGGGAACTTGATTGATAGTGAGATAATGCAATTGCTGCCGATTAAGTTTGCAAAGGAGCTTGTATCGTCTTTACTTAATTCAACTGAAACTAAACAAGATCCCGTAAAAGTTGAACCACCTCAAGCACCTCAAGCACCTGTTCCATCACAGATGGCTCCATCGTTCGACAATCAGAATTCATACATTGAGCCACCTTTACAGCCAGTAATGCAGCCTCAAATTCCACAGCCGATGATGCAACAATCTATGCCTAACTTTGGTTATGACGGAGTTTATCAGGAACCGCAAAGACAAAGAGCTCCTGTAAACGTTCAGCCTGCACAATTTCAGGCTTTTGATGATGGGCTTTCAGTAACAGAGAAAAAGAACATAAGCCTTATTATGGACTTGCCCTTACAAGTAACAGTTGAACTGGGTAGAACTCAAAAATTAATAAAGGATATACTTGAGTTTGGGTCTGGTTCAGTAATTGAGCTTGATAAACTGGCAGGTGAGCCGGTTGATATATTAGTCAACGGTAAAGCTATTGCTAAGGGAGAAGTAGTTGTTATTGATGAAAGCTTTGGTGTAAGGATTACAGATATAATTCATCCATCAAAACGATTATAG
- the fliM gene encoding flagellar motor switch protein FliM: MGDILSQNEIDELLKALTTGDIDVQQIQSTKTEKKVKIHDFKKPPKFANDHKRTLQFINENYARLVQSFLSGYLRSLVQVDVLSVDALQYSEFSNSLANPVILGIVDFTPLNGSVIFEMDPSIAYALIDRILGGRGASMERVRSFTEIELAIIERIIIQILNLMREPWESIIAIKPRLEKIETNAQFAQIIHPNEMVALITLNVVVGEVKGLINICIPHITVEPIMPKLSTKLWFTNVENEKVEHNKSDIEFKIGHTYVPVRAVLGRTSISISEFLDLQGGDVLPLDTNVNGDLEILVGDLPKFKAKPGVKKNKVAIKITEVLRREED; the protein is encoded by the coding sequence GTGGGTGATATACTTTCTCAAAATGAGATTGATGAGCTGCTAAAGGCGTTAACAACCGGAGATATAGATGTCCAGCAGATTCAATCAACGAAAACCGAAAAGAAAGTTAAAATTCATGACTTTAAAAAGCCGCCTAAGTTTGCAAATGATCATAAAAGAACATTGCAATTTATCAATGAAAATTATGCTCGACTGGTTCAGTCGTTTTTATCAGGATATTTAAGATCATTGGTACAGGTAGATGTTTTGTCAGTAGATGCTCTTCAGTATAGTGAATTTAGCAATTCTTTGGCAAATCCGGTAATTCTTGGCATAGTTGATTTTACACCTTTAAATGGTTCTGTTATATTTGAAATGGATCCCAGTATTGCATATGCCCTCATTGATAGGATTCTCGGAGGCAGAGGTGCATCAATGGAGCGTGTGCGTTCATTTACAGAAATTGAGTTGGCTATTATAGAGAGGATTATCATACAAATACTCAATTTAATGAGAGAGCCTTGGGAGAGTATAATTGCCATAAAGCCAAGACTAGAAAAAATTGAGACAAACGCACAGTTTGCACAGATAATCCATCCTAATGAAATGGTTGCTTTAATTACTTTGAATGTTGTAGTCGGAGAAGTAAAGGGTTTGATTAATATATGTATTCCGCATATTACAGTTGAACCTATAATGCCTAAGCTCAGTACAAAACTTTGGTTTACCAATGTGGAGAACGAAAAGGTAGAGCACAATAAATCCGATATTGAGTTCAAGATTGGACATACATATGTTCCTGTTAGAGCAGTATTGGGCAGAACTTCTATAAGCATAAGCGAGTTTCTTGATTTGCAGGGCGGAGATGTATTGCCTCTAGATACAAATGTTAATGGCGACCTTGAAATATTGGTTGGCGATTTACCAAAGTTCAAGGCTAAACCAGGTGTTAAAAAGAATAAAGTGGCAATTAAAATTACTGAGGTACTTAGAAGGGAGGAAGATTAA
- a CDS encoding flagellar basal body-associated FliL family protein → MEGKSSYFILLVIVAFLSITLAFLAIGFFVFGNNGSGGDQEVVVVTDKVPSDNDLEIKTIFENRNFNLKKTDNKQVAVISVSASMKYYKTVDDMKEEAVAEKIDFYSKEINQAIGTYFQGLTLDDVSQLEAKKEASDYLTKEINEILTKNEKKASPLVYNLIFDYWLYQ, encoded by the coding sequence TTGGAGGGAAAAAGCAGCTATTTTATTTTATTGGTGATTGTGGCTTTTTTATCTATTACACTTGCTTTCCTTGCAATAGGGTTCTTTGTTTTCGGAAATAATGGTTCCGGGGGAGATCAGGAAGTGGTTGTTGTAACCGATAAGGTACCGTCAGATAATGATCTTGAAATAAAGACAATATTTGAAAACCGCAACTTCAACCTTAAAAAGACTGACAATAAACAGGTAGCGGTCATATCTGTCAGTGCTAGTATGAAGTATTATAAGACCGTGGATGACATGAAGGAAGAAGCAGTAGCCGAAAAAATTGATTTCTATTCAAAAGAAATTAATCAGGCTATAGGAACTTATTTCCAAGGATTAACTCTTGACGATGTAAGTCAATTGGAAGCTAAGAAAGAAGCTTCAGATTATCTCACTAAAGAGATAAATGAAATATTGACCAAGAATGAAAAAAAGGCAAGTCCTCTTGTTTATAATTTAATATTTGATTACTGGTTGTATCAATAA
- a CDS encoding flagellar FlbD family protein produces the protein MIRLTRLNKTIFVLNSDLIESFESKPDTIITLASGKKYVVCESVDEVIDKVMQFKAGILKYANEN, from the coding sequence ATGATAAGATTAACCAGGTTAAATAAGACAATTTTTGTCTTAAACAGTGATTTAATAGAGAGTTTCGAGAGTAAACCCGATACGATTATTACACTTGCAAGCGGTAAAAAATACGTAGTTTGTGAGAGTGTTGATGAAGTTATTGATAAAGTAATGCAGTTTAAAGCTGGTATTTTAAAATATGCTAATGAAAATTAG
- a CDS encoding flagellar hook protein FlgE, with translation MMRSMFSGVSGLKAHQAKMDVIGNNVANVNTLGFKAGRVTFQEIFNQTLRGAGAPDAATARGGTNPMQIGLGIAVGSIDNQMTGGSPQRTDNPTDLSISGDGFFIVKGSIADTFKFTRAGNFGLDKLGNLVSGDGMNVYGWTKYDTLGDGTVKFDTEAEITPINLYSDVTNGNKKIIAAKATSYAEFSGNLNSALPILADPDDSDPQFTVPFTIYDSLGNAHELMVNFKKTDDLTDIPVKLPDGTDGTEPGTEWTYTISDKAGNSVLTDAGKVNFNSKGKLVLGDNDAPEQRIMEFDPGQNSGTGKINITLDFKKLTQYAGDNSVKPSNIDGYTTGNLVTFNIGSDGMLTGVYSNGQQQPLGLIALAGFDNPAGLQKVGGNLFIPTTNSGDFTKGVPAGSQGVGTLSPGTLEMSNVDLSREFTDMIVTQRGFQANSRIITTSDEMLQELVNLKR, from the coding sequence ATGATGAGATCTATGTTTTCTGGTGTATCAGGTTTAAAGGCACACCAGGCAAAGATGGACGTTATAGGTAATAACGTTGCAAATGTAAACACATTAGGCTTTAAAGCAGGAAGAGTAACCTTCCAGGAAATATTCAACCAGACATTGAGAGGTGCGGGGGCACCTGATGCTGCAACTGCTAGAGGAGGAACAAATCCTATGCAGATTGGTTTAGGTATTGCAGTTGGTTCAATCGACAATCAAATGACCGGCGGAAGTCCGCAAAGAACCGATAACCCTACTGATTTGTCTATTTCAGGCGACGGCTTCTTTATAGTGAAGGGTTCAATTGCTGATACCTTCAAATTCACAAGAGCAGGAAACTTTGGTCTGGACAAGTTGGGAAATCTGGTATCAGGCGACGGTATGAATGTATACGGTTGGACTAAATATGATACATTAGGTGATGGTACAGTAAAGTTTGATACTGAAGCAGAAATAACTCCTATTAATCTTTACTCTGACGTAACCAACGGGAACAAGAAGATCATAGCAGCCAAGGCTACAAGTTATGCAGAGTTTTCGGGAAACCTGAATTCTGCGTTACCTATATTGGCAGATCCTGACGATTCAGATCCCCAGTTTACAGTGCCGTTTACAATTTATGATTCATTGGGTAATGCACATGAACTGATGGTTAATTTCAAAAAAACTGACGATTTAACTGATATACCTGTCAAATTACCGGATGGAACAGATGGTACAGAACCCGGTACAGAATGGACATATACTATTAGTGACAAGGCTGGCAATTCTGTATTAACAGATGCAGGTAAAGTAAACTTTAACTCAAAAGGAAAACTTGTTTTAGGTGACAATGATGCTCCGGAACAAAGAATCATGGAATTTGATCCGGGACAAAATAGTGGTACTGGTAAAATTAATATTACTCTTGACTTCAAAAAACTAACCCAGTACGCAGGAGACAATTCCGTAAAACCGTCCAACATTGACGGATACACAACAGGAAACCTTGTAACATTTAATATCGGTTCAGATGGTATGCTTACAGGTGTTTACAGCAACGGTCAGCAGCAGCCGCTGGGACTTATAGCACTGGCGGGCTTCGATAATCCTGCCGGTTTGCAAAAGGTAGGAGGCAACCTGTTTATACCGACAACCAACTCCGGTGACTTTACTAAAGGTGTTCCGGCAGGTTCGCAGGGAGTAGGTACATTGAGTCCCGGAACGCTTGAAATGTCAAATGTAGATCTTTCAAGAGAGTTTACGGATATGATTGTTACACAGAGAGGTTTCCAGGCAAACAGCAGAATAATAACAACATCAGATGAAATGCTTCAGGAGCTTGTAAACCTAAAGAGGTAA